cgctctctcctctttcgggaagaagaagaagccattggAACAACACgtataataagaagaaaagagattgaaagtgcgaaaagGGGGAAGACcggagtaacagagaagaagagaaaaagaaagagaaacccaAGAAATGAAAgactcagagaagcaaagtgataagatgaaacggctacaataaaggcgcaaatagcagttggggaaGACAGTGtatggaaagacgcgccagttgccaaaaaatttaatttgaagagggGATTAATCAGcggttattaatgagaagtaacgggaaacgagaagagtgggtagaggagttttacctcaaatactcaactgccacgtcccgtgcaAAAAGAAAgctgcaaaaaataataattataagggGACGCAACACGCAAAAAGGAGGtgaccaaaagcagcagaaaagggccgggatcccaagtaaaaaggaagggaacccagtagaagttgAAAAAGGGGATCCTACGAAAATCTTAgaaaacctaaatcactcacgcgtgggcttcaggcaacccacgagcttggggggctaaatgttaaggtctaaaaaggatcatagtgaaggaagcccaaaaagaatgagtcaagcccaaaaggaaaaattaagctaagcccaaagtagcagatacaggagacccatgagggaataaaagaaagggccagaggatcctgaagcccagacaaagaagtatccaaaaaaaagagaaccacggcaagggataagaagcaaggatcctcaggaaccatcaagaggcgcggatcccttcaggcacaaagacaaagaaagactaagacagctcgaaagaaaaaagacagaagaagaaaacaagaaacaaaaacaaaaagaacgcGAACCCAgtgacctctcatggcacagacagaaaaagcctcggggaaccagaacagggaagcacaaaaaaaagaatgataacaagcggctttcaagttggcagaacaggattccgcccagatgggaaagaaaagggaaaagtggaaaacGCCAGAaacggggatgccgagaagggcatacctcagcatatcccaaagaagatggccaaccaggaactttcaaaagaatcagagctgaaagaaggaaagaatgagaaaaaacggaaaTGGGACTTACCAAGATGATGGGAACAGGacgtgctctgtttgcaaaagggtaaaacaagggaaccaacggttccccgggaagaccaaaaaactccattataaaaggaaaggatgggttgtgaagaaaagggagcgaaaaaagagagaaaaacaagaaagaagagattttctagaaaaactatcagaaaaatctgtggtgaagaaaaaacactaagggaaaaacaaacattgcttcccggtatcctgtaaaagccactactgcacatactcggattcaacgggaatcaaactttgcaagttttgaaggctgaaatagccattcaagactgtaatttttgagcttgatcgAACCTTGTATCActtcctagtgagctttctgtaatcaaacagacaatgtattaatgaaacattgcttcatatttcccaggatcccctcAACATTAAATTTTTATCGCTTTACTAatcccttttctttccttctgaatttaccttgttaatttttggcactcttcgatatccttgcttgtcattttttatattgtcaggagcatCCTCTGTataccacttgattcttaaacaactcgttagctgcggtgagtcaaggcccggttcaccaaaattttttatttaggcccgggatccttgggcctgagtgtcacaaaaaggcactctcacacaTTTCTTCCTTTGTTCTTCTGTCCTTTTGAATTTTGTCTGCTTTTGTAGTTGCTGATATAGGTGTTAAAGGTCCTGAGCTCATAGTTCCTGAGGTAGCTGTGGGATCTACTCCTGACCCCAAAGTTGCTGAATCTCAGGCAGGGACCCCCCAAACCATCCAGAGGGTTGAAAGCTCTCTAATTCCTACGAGTGGAGATACAACAATGGGGGAGGCTTCAGAGGTGACTGTTTCAGATTCTGGCTCAGGGCTCCCTACTTTCCTGGCCCGCTTTGATCGCTTAGAGTTCACCAGCCTCCCTGCAAGCCATTTTCATCGCTTTGGGCCTCCCTTTGGTAACTTTCTACGCTTCTCTGTGCTTGTGGAGGGTCTGCCATTGCTGGAAGGGTTGTTCAAGGCCTATAGAGACTTCACCAGTGGGTTTAGGGGAGGTGTATTTCTAGGCAACATTCTAATGATGCTATTATGTGCTGTGCTGATCTCTTTGAGGGATTCCTCTCTTGACTACTTAACTGAAGAAAAGCTTTTGGAATGGAGGGGAGTGGTGCAGGATCTCATTGAAGCAAAATTCAATCTATCCTTCTTGCTAGAGCATTTGTGTTCCCTGGCCCACATGCTATTCTAGAGATAAGCTTCCAAGAGTCTAGATGCTGAAATTGCTACTACTGAAAAGACTTTAGCTTGTGCTCACAAAGTTTTGCAGGACTTGAAAGTCAGAAGGCAGCGTGTTCTCTCTTCTTCAGCTTTTCCTGCTATTTCCCCAGACAGCTCTTTACTAGCCGGCCTTATTCCTTAGCtccttgctttctttctttttttagctAGTTCAGATGTATATTCGTTTTTTTTTAGACAATTTGGGCTGTATAAGTTCTATCTCTTCTTATTGAACACTATTTCTGacttttcctcccatttttgcAATATGGATCTGTTTTTAAGActgtttctaattttcaatagCATGtgaatttgctttttttttttttttttttttttttgctgtttttctcccttttctttttttttttgcactaaGTCCTGGGCCATGGTTCCTACAAGTTTTGCTATAGGTCCTAGATCAGGTACCCTGTTGTGTTGCTGCGCaggtactgaactgggtacattggatgctttttttttttttttcaagtcccAGGTCATGAACCAGGCAGACCCCTTTTGTCAAGTATTGGGCTAGGTATCCCGGGCACTTACTTCTGCCCGTGGTCCTAAGTCATGTACTTTGAACTAATTGTGGTGTGAGTCTTGGGTCATGtgccaaggtttttttttttggcgctGGCCCAGGTACCCCCCCCTCCCTCAAATCTGCCCATATTTGGGTTATGTAATGTTTCACAATTGTTTATTTTAGCTGTAGCttaaaggaaaataagaaaaagagatttCATTGAATCAAAGCAAATTTACTATCTAAGGAACACAAAAGGGTGGTCAAAGATAGTAGGGATCACAGAATGTCCTTCTACCTTGAGTTCCTACATAAAAAGGTACTTAAAcaaaattcataacaaaaagtaaagaaCGATGAAACACTTAATAGGTTGGAGAGCTGGCAAAAAGGTCTCGGTGTACTGAGGTCTCTCCCTTTTTCATGTGTTGTACTGTTTCAGCCATTTCCCATTTATGGGATCTGTTAGGACCGTCTCATTTTCCTTTGTGAGGTAGTAGTACCCACTATTATGGGCTTTTCTAATGATGTAGGgcccttcccattttggggcaAATTTGAAGGGTCTTGGGAGATTTTTCCTTACATACTCTGCTGTTCTTAACACCAGTTGCCCCTCAGTGAAGGCCTTTGGGTGTACAGTCTGTGCATATGCCTTAGCCATCCTCTGCTGGTACCTCTGGCTTCTTCTTCTGGCcacttctctttcttcctctaaccTTTCCAGATCCGCCAATCTTCTCTCATTATTTCTGTCCTCAGTGCCTTCTTGGTTTTTTTCAAGCACTACTCTTGGCGTTGGGTCGACTAACTCTACGGGGCTGATGGCTTCTGTCCTATAAACTAGGGAGAATGGTGAAAATCCTATGGTTGTCTTCATAGAGCTCCTACATACCCAAAGTACATCTGCCAAGTGGTCACTTCATTTTCCCCCATACTcatgtttcatttttttaaggatCTTCAGCATCACCCTATTAGTAGCTTCCGCTTGACCATTTCATTGTGGGTAGTATGGTGTAGACCTTCCATACTTGATGTAATATGCCTCAGTCAGGTTCTTCatgtctttgtttatgaatggggtccCATTGTCACTGATCAGTTTCCTAtggatcccgaaccttgtaatgatgtgtTCCCCAATGAAGTTTGTCATAGCTGCTTCAATGACTTTTTTCAAAGGAAtagcttctacccattttgtaaagtacttaGTGGCTGCTAGGATCCATATGTAACCATTGGAAggagggtttataggccctataagatcaagcccccaagtgtggaaaGGTCACGGTGTTGTCATATCTTACAACACATTTGGATGAGTGTGGATTGCATCTCTAAGTACTTGGCATGCATGACACGTTTTAACCAGCTCCTTGGAATCATTTTTCATTGTTGGCCAAAAGTACCCCAACAGTAACAACTACTTATAGAGTTTCCTTTTCCCTTAGTGACTTTCATAGTCACCGGAATGGACTTCCCTAACTACTTCTCTGGCTTCCCTAGGCCCCAGGCATCTTAGGGGATCCCTGTTgtatccctttttgaataagATCTTGTTCTGTAAGAAATATCTGACTACCAGTTTCTTGAGCTAGTGGGCTAATGTCCTGTCAGTTGGTAGGAACCCTTGAGCCAAGTATTCCATGAGTGGAGTCCTTCAATCTTTTGTAACAAATACAACATAGCTTTCTTCCTTATTTACTGAAAGTTGGCATCTTTGACATCTCTCTTGTACAGTTGCAGCCTCTTTGTTCATATTTAGCTAGTGGAACCCCATGCGCTgcatccttctgtataggctgaTTTTTTCTACAACCTCACAGACCTGGTTGTGTAGTTTTTCCAATCTTagctttccttctttctctttgaTACATCTGGATAGGATCCTTCCGGACAGCCTCCTGTACAGCTCCCTTTCTATCAGAGTGTAATCCCTCAGCTCCTTGATACTTCCTCCATATCTtgcctcttttattttttctttgaccttattcCTCCAATCTTGCTGCTCTGGTTCTTCAAAGAACATCTTTTTTAGGATTCCTATGATGGAATGTTCCTGCTTACTTACTCTTATCAGAGTGTCTCTTCCTTTAAATGGTACTTAGGATCCTAGGATGGCTAGTGCATCAGCAAACCTGTTCTCATTCCTTTGGGTGCACTCCACGCTAAAGGTCTAGAATTCCTGCTTCAGCCTTTGCGCCTAAGTTCTGTAGACTGCCAAACTCTGCTCCCTAATGccaagtcacctttcacttgaaAGACCACAAGATTGGAGTCTCCTAAAACCTTCATATGTTttactcctatgctgagtgctatagtcagCCCAGTCAAGTATGCCTTGTACTTAGCAACATTATTTGAACAAGAAAACCCAAGCTTGAAAGATAAAGGAATGGTGTCCCCTTCTTCGCAACTTAGTACAATTCCTAGTCCATTTGAGGTTGTCGTTGCTGACCAATCAAATCTCATTGTTCACTTCTTTCCCGGGAGTTCTGCCACTGCCACTTCCTCGGGGATCTTCTTGCTTAGTAAACATTCCTCTTTCCCTAGGAACTGGGCTAGCAAATCTACTATGGCTTAACTtttgacagccttgggagtCCTAAGACCGATGTCATATTAAGAGAGCATGACCAGCCACTGTGCTATGCTTCCTGTCAGGAGAGTCTGGTGAAGGAAGGATCTGGTGGGCTGAGAAGTATCGTTTTAGCCTTTGGGACACGTAGATAACCACCAAACATGCTCTTTCTATCCTGGGGTACTTGGTCTCGGTATCCTTAAGTATCCTGCTTACGTAATAAATTGGTTGCTCATTCCCATCATTGTCTTCTTGTACTAATAGGGCTCTTATAGCTTGGGAGTTTAATGCTAAATATAGCAACTtgggtcgcccacgtactggtgttTGTAGGGTGGGAAGATGATTCATGATCTACTGGATTCTCTGAAAGGCATCTTGCTACTCAGTTCCTTAAGTGAACTCAGCTCcatttttcaatagtttggatAAACTACTTGTGACCGAAGCCAATCCTGACACAAATCTCTTGATGTAGGAGACCCTCCCTAGGAAACTTTTGAGCTCTCTTACCGTTGTAGGCCTTTTCATTGTTGCGATGGCTGTGACTTTGGCTCGATCCACACTTATGCCTCTGTGATGTACTAGGAACCTAAGAAACTTTCCAACAGATACTCCGAAGGcacacttcatggggttcatgaGTAGTTTGTACTTCCTGCACCTTTCAAAAACCTGTTTAAGTATCTGGAAGTGTCCTGCCTTGGTCTTTGATTTTACCACAATATCATGCATATAATCTTCCATTTCCTTGTGCATCATATCATGGAAGATAGTTGTCATGGTTCGCTGGTACGTGGCCCCtgcatttttaaggccaaaggGCATCGCAGTGTAAAAATGTTTCCAATTGGAGTCTTGAATGCTATCTTCTCTGTATCTTTGGCAGCCATgtggatttggttgtacccactATGCCCATCCATAACTGAAAACATAGAGTTTACTGCAGCTAAATCTACGAGGAGGTCAACATTGGGCAGAGGAAACTCATCTTttggacatgccttgttcaaatTGCAAAAGTGCACACAACACCGGATTTGgccattcttttttttcacgGGTATTATGTTGGAAAGCCACTTAGGGTGTTGGATGGGCTTGATAAAACCAACTGCTAGCAGCTTCTTGACTTATTGAGTTATTTGAGCTTCCACATTAGTGTGAAAGATCCTGGCTGGCTGAACTACTAGCTTGATTCTTGGGTCTACGTTGAGAGAATGGACCACCAGTCCTGGATCcagaccaggcatctcatcataggtccatgcgaacacatccaCATATTTCTTGAGTAAGGCCACTAATTGCCCCTTCTTTTGTGCTGTTAACTGACTACTAATGAAAATAGGCTTCTGGGATCCCAGCTCAGGCCCTAAGTTTATCTCTCCCAATTCTTCCTCAAGCTAAATTTGCGCTTCCTTAACTAGGTCCTCTAGGATTTCTTCTTGAGCCATCATACAATTCGATGGTTCGGACCCTCCTGCATGATGCATTCTGGCCCCGcacaccttcacaaacgataaattaaCCTTCCTTAAGGTTCTCGTATTACCACGCATTCCCGAGATCTTGAGGAGTTGGGCTCCCTCTTTTGCCTTTTTCTCTCCAAGAGGTTTCTCAAGTCACGGGTACCCCTTCCTTATTCTTCTTCCAGGATAGGTGCTCCTGGGGTCCCTGGCGTGGGGCTCTCATCATTGTAAAACATTGTTTCCATAAAGTTCACTTCTCattggctgaaaggattatggttggcagggatccttacgGGCCTCCCATTCAATCTTCCTTTAACACATTAATGATACGTGGAAGGAATAAGACGGTACTTATGGAGCCATAGGCGTCCCAACAACACATGGTAAGAAACTTCTAAGTTGATCACGTGAAATCTGGTCAGGACTATTATTGGGCCTACTTTTAAGGCCAATTGCATATATCCCTCAGTTGATTCTGctgatcctccaaatcctgttatctccatgggagCCCTTAGGATCCTTCTGCCAATCAGGCTTATGGCTTCCAGGGTACTCAGGGCTATGAGGTTATGTAATGCCCCTGTATCTACTAATGCTCTTCTGACTTGGACACCGTATATGGTGGCCATCAAATAAAGAGTTCTGCGATGGTCTGGATGCTCAACCTCCATGTTCTCATCAatgaaggttattgcattagTTGTCTCTAAGTAAACTCGACTACCATGGGATTCTACTATGAAACATCCCATCCCCGAATCTGCTGTTATACTCATGAGGGACTTCGTGGCCACCCTTCTTACTTCTGGCCCAAATCCCAACTGGTTGAATAATGatctgaacttaggattcttctgaAGGGTCTTGACTATGCTTAgatggaaggatccttcaggtTCTTCTGCTTCTGCCGGGTTTCCATGGATCACTACAGCCACCACTCCTTTTCCCTTGTGGTTGGGTAGAGGGTTCCTTTGTACTTCGAGTTCCTTTTGAATGAGTTCCAGGGTTCCCTCTCTAAGATTCTTGTGAAAAAGCCTACGAAGGGTCCAACAGTCCTTGGTAGAATACTTGACATAGTTATGAATCCTACAAAACAGgggattcttcctttcttcctcagTTGGTGGCCTGGATATAGTAAATGGCCTGACAAttccatctccaatccatttatCCAAGACATGATTCAATTCTTCTACAGTATATGGGATCACAGGTGGTTCCTCGATAAATTTTCCTTTaggtctcttccttttttctcctaCTGACGTTGTCATGGCCTGGGTACTGGCATTCTCTTTGTCCTCATGGTTAATGCGGTCCTTCTAGTTCTTTGTAACAGGTCAGCAAACTAGGTAACACATAGATTTTCAAGATTAAGCCTATAGTCAAAGATCATGTTGGATATACAGGtctccacgagctccttttcttcatggtctccataACAGTCCAGAGAAACGTCTTCGAACCTTTTAATGAACTGGGCAGGATCCTCTCTAGGCCTTTGCCTCACCATCTGAAGGTTTTGGAAGGTGACCTTGTCCTCACTTGGATAATATTTGTACAAAACCTCTCCATTATTTCGtcccaggtcttgatggacccAGGCCTTAGGGTGGTGTACCATGTATAAGCTCTGTCCACTAGGGACTTAGCAAACTCCCTTAGATACAGCTCCATGTCTCCTACGTAAGGGCCTATAGTGTGGATAAACCTACTCACGTGTTCCACAACACTTCCATTTCTTCCATCAAAGGGATGGAACTTCGGGGGTTCATATCCTTTAGGATATGGCTTGCCAAGGAGCTCTGGCTGGAATGGGGGATCCTAAGAAAATTGCTTGTGGATCCCAGAGAGTTTTGGGGGTTGGCTCCCCCTCCTACTGCTGACCCTCCCTCTGGTTGGGCTCTGTTCTGGTTGACCACAGGGGGAACGTTATCCCTAATTTCCTGGGTCTCACCCTCTTTGAGGAGGCAAATCTCTTACTGCAAATCTTTTAGCATTTCTTCCGTTCGAGCCACAGGGTTTAGCTCTTGTTCCACACGCCTCTGTCCTAATACAACCTCATGTTCTACTAGAGGTACCTTACTCATCTGTTTGGAGGCCACTTCATTTTCTCCTACGGGCTCAAAGGCCACAGGTGGCTCATTGGTACCTTTGCTGTTCCTTAGTCTTGGAGCTATTCTCTGCAAAGGGACTGCTTCTTCCCTCTCCTTTACCCAGTCCCCAacggagtcgccaaaatgtaaGAGTCCTTTTTCGGACAGTGTCCAAGCCCAAATAGAAGCAAGGACCCTAAGCCTTTTAGTTGTTGTTTCAagggactgggcttggttcaccgtaGCTAAATGGGTTGATTACAAACCAAGTGGTGCTattgacaccccattttgcaacccgcatttaacctcacatagagggtaaaagggtaatttcaccttgaAAATATACATCTTAATTCTGGCCATtaaagcattagcattggaaaatTCCAATTATACTCTATTTTATCATTCCAAAGGCCACTTTATcattagggataattacacataacccacctgtggtttgggcgaaaatcactttgcctacccgtggtttgaaaagtatcacttaacccacctgaggtatgtttccgtcactctccgtaacccacctcggtctctgccgttacaaaaacaccttgtaaccccaaaacagaacataacgcgaatcaaaacccccaaaactcaaacacgTTTCGAGAGAGACACCCAAGGTGCAATCAGGCTTGTTCTTCGCGGTTTGGAGCGTGTGGAGAGGGAGAAAGCACTTCTTTTGCATCATCGAACCTGGGCAAGGTATGTGTGATgttttttcatctgcatttgggtCTGTTCCtgatttagggtttcagattttgttCAAGTGTGAACTTACTGTGTGAAAGTCTAAATCCAGGAATCGTGGTATGTTGAGATGTCTTCATCAAGTGGTAATTTCTCGGGTTCATGTGGACATATGTGCAATGAGCAGACTTGTGTTTTGAGAACAAGTTTGAGTTTGCACAATTTTGGAAGGAGGTTCTTGGGTTGTAGCCGTTATAAGGTTGGTCCTAAGtgtcctttctttgtttggattgataaCCCAACCTGTCCTCGTGGGAATGAAACTGCACCTTTGGCTCTAGAGAAGATGTCTAGGCTTCAGACTGCTCTCCAACTTGCAAATGAGAGGGAAAGGACAGCTCTGGAAACGGCAGAAGAAGCTAGGCAAATGGCAGAAAAGGCTCTTGAAGAGGAAGCCAAAGccaaggagagggagagaaaggctcGAGCTGTCTGTGCAAAAGCTAAGGAAAAAGCCATTCTTGCTGAAGAGAAGCAAAGAATGTGGAagtctgcatgcattttgtcatggatcttttttgttattgttatgttgttgtgttttggctCAATTGAGTTCTCTGGAGTGAAGAGACCTAGATTGTTGCCCCTGAAGTAGTTACTTGGTTAGTAGAGATAGTTATGGCAATGGTGTTAATGAATTTGTATTGTAATAGCACTAGCCTACTGATGTAATGTTTTGATGTgtcaatgaatgaagaattggTCAATTCTGAGTATTTTGTGCATATCCTAACAACCATTCAATGGAAGAAGTAATGGTCAATTATCAATTTGGctgtgcataccataacaaccattccacaataaaaactttcatacacTGTATTAGAAAAGTATACTTGGACATAAtttgtagtagcaataaataaacttccatataatttggctgtgcataccataacaaccattccacaataaaaacttcCCATACActctattagaaaaatatacttggacacaatttgtagtagcaataaataaactttcatatAATTTGGTTGTGCAtaccattccacaataaaaataatatacttggacacaatttgtagtagcaataaataaacttccatataatctagtttggaaaaatattgttccATACAAACTGTAATATCACAACTTCCATATTGtaccttaattacaaaaaagcacattccaaggccagcagtgattgttttttacactaattagtaattacaaaaaagcacattcCAAGGCCAGCAGTGActgttttttacactaattgatAATTACAAAAGGCCAACAGTggtcttcacaaaaaaaaaaaaccaaaaaggccCACATGTTCCCACTAGGTTTACTTCCAATGCTGGCATGCGTACCCACTAGCTTCATTCATTTCTTGCCTTTACTCTTTCCTCTTTCCACCCACTGGATTCATTTTTGGTAGCCTTTGTGCAGCAAGCTGTCCTCTAGTCCTCACACCACCAGTGCTCCCACTTGCATGTGAaggctacaaaataaaaaatagatccacttgttaaaaaatatccCAAGCTACACAACCATCCAGGACTAAGTTACCTGTGAAGAACTTGGTAAGGTATCCCAGGTCTCCCTAGGTGTGTGAAACTCTGGTTGCGAGGAAGAGAACCATCTTGCTCTCTTGTGAGATGGCCTAGGTTGATTTCCTTGCTGTGAGGATGAAGGCTGAGTGGCAGACATCATGTTGTAGGTCTGTGTAGGCTGCTGGGATGGTGGCTGAGGTGCAGGCTGAGGTGCAGGCTGAGGTGCAGATCTAGGTGCAGGCACCCCTTCCCTTGCCTGCAACAAAACCCAGTTTCAATACAGTGTCTATTGTaagtttaaaaacaagttttttttttttgtttttttccatttaaatcctaattacttacagctttttctctttgaagtcTCTGTCTCCTCTGCCATGGTGTCTCCCCAGTGATGCCAGCCTTGCACCCTCTTGAGTTATGCCCTTCCTTTTTGCATTTCCCACATCTTACAGGTCTATTCTGTCTACTTGCTTTGTAAGGGTTCCTAGGCTCATCAGAAGCcctctttctttgcttgggTGGTCTGCCTGGTGGTTTGTATATGTGAGGTGCCAGGGGAGCAGGCTGTCCAGTCTCAGCCCATTCTGACTGGCCAGGCATGGGAGGAAGTACCTCCTTGTATATCTCcatgtaagtttctttgaagtagCATGGGTGGGTATAGTCTTCTGGTGTCTCAATGTTTGTATAAATGGCTGTTATGGCATGTTTGCAGGGAATGCCATTTAAATCCCAAGACCTACAGCTACATGTCTTCTTCACCAAATCAACTACATGCCTCTCATACTGACTGCCTACCTCATAAAGGAAACTACCAGCTGGGGTAGCACTAAATGCCTTACTTTCAACCTTCAATTTCTCCAACCTATCTTGTATGCTTGGACACAACTTTCCAGCATACTTCTGTATCCCTTCCCTTTTTGTGTAAAGCCTAGTCATAAGTCTAACCCTAATCCACTCCAACATTGCCAAGATAGGCTTGTCCCTAGACTTCAATATCATTGCATTAAAAGACTCACTCAAATTATTTACCAAACAATCTGTTAAGGCCCTATGAGTGAAGTGTGACCTTGTCCACTGTGCAGGTGCAATGTTTGCAAGATACTCATATgccttttcatccaaatccctTATGTACTGCATGCATCTCTCAAACTCCCTTACTGTTGTGGCAGCAGCACACCTCCACAATGCATCCTTCAGCTCCAATCCCTTGTGATCaactttgaaattgttgtagatGTGTTTCACACAGTATCTATGCTCCACGGTAGGGAATAGTGTCTCTATTGCAGGTATAAGCCCCTGTAAataagcaagcaaacaaacaaacaaaacaagttagtTCAGCAAACAAAGTCAACTATTCAAGTGTaactgaacaaaacaaaacttgcatACCTTTTGCCTATCAGAAATGAAGACCAACTGAAGCTCCtctggcctccctatatcatcagcaaaaatttccaaaaaccatatccaagACTCCCTGGTTTCTTGTTCCACAACAGCCATGGCTACTGGAAAAATGTTGTCATTTGCATCCTTGGCAGTGGCAGATAAGATTTGCCCACCAAATCTGTGCTTTATGTGACAACCATCTAAACCTATAAATGGCCTGCATCCACCTAAAAATCCTACCTTCTGAGCATTGAACCTAACATACATCCTTTTAAATTTTGGCTGGGAAGTCTCCTCAGCCATTTCTGTCTGCAATATAACCCTACTCCCCTTGTCTACAGTGGTTATCATTTGTGCATAGTCCCTAAGGACACCATATTGCAGTTGCTCATCTCCATTTATCAAATCCTTTGCCTTTCTCTTTGACCTATACACTTGGTTTACACTTAGGTCAACAGATAAATTTTGCATCACATGGTTGTGTACACCACTCACCtcccaatttggatttttgctaaaatcctcAATGAACCTCTTAGCAACATAAGTTGATGTTGCTTGGCTGTTTTTGAAAGACTTGGGACAAGTACAGTCATCAGTCAAGGTcttaatttgaaatgttagcTCTCTACTTATTTGAGATGCATAACATCTCCACCCACACCCATTCTTGCAGTGAACTgatatcttggtcttctcattaagcttgaatttgatGTCAACAGGTTTTTTGATTGCATACTCCCTCAAAGCAGCTCTGAACACCTTTGCATTAGGGaacttcatctccttcttcaGTACAACATTTCTCATGTCACTCTTAGCATTAAACTCCACTTGCTCAGGTTCCTGCTCATCATCAGACCCATCCATGCTTACCAGGTCATCCTCAAGGGCTGGCTCAGCCCACTCAGGGTCTGTGTggggtgcattgcttgattctggggctgtgtggggtgcattg
This DNA window, taken from Quercus robur chromosome 2, dhQueRobu3.1, whole genome shotgun sequence, encodes the following:
- the LOC126706295 gene encoding uncharacterized protein LOC126706295, translated to MSSSSGNFSGSCGHMCNEQTCVLRTSLSLHNFGRRFLGCSRYKVGPKCPFFVWIDNPTCPRGNETAPLALEKMSRLQTALQLANERERTALETAEEARQMAEKALEEEAKAKERERKARAVCAKAKEKAILAEEKQRMWKSACILSWIFFVIVMLLCFGSIEFSGVKRPRLLPLK
- the LOC126713189 gene encoding uncharacterized protein LOC126713189, whose amino-acid sequence is MDGSDDEQEPEQVEFNAKSDMRNVVLKKEMKFPNAKVFRAALREYAIKKPVDIKFKLNEKTKISVHCKNGCGWRCYASQISRELTFQIKTLTDDCTCPKSFKNSQATSTYVAKRFIEDFSKNPNWEVSGVHNHVMQNLSVDLSVNQVYRSKRKAKDLINGDEQLQYGVLRDYAQMITTVDKGSRVILQTEMAEETSQPKFKRMYVRFNAQKVGFLGGCRPFIGLDGCHIKHRFGGQILSATAKDANDNIFPVAMAVVEQETRESWIWFLEIFADDIGRPEELQLVFISDRQKGLIPAIETLFPTVEHRYCVKHIYNNFKVDHKGLELKDALWRCAAATTVREFERCMQYIRDLDEKAYEYLANIAPAQWTRSHFTHRALTDCLVNNLSESFNAMILKSRDKPILAMLEWIRVRLMTRLYTKREGIQKYAGKLCPSIQDRLEKLKVESKAFSATPAGSFLYEVGSQYERHVVDLVKKTCSCRSWDLNGIPCKHAITAIYTNIETPEDYTHPCYFKETYMEIYKEVLPPMPGQSEWAETGQPAPLAPHIYKPPGRPPKQRKRASDEPRNPYKASRQNRPVRCGKCKKEGHNSRGCKAGITGETPWQRRQRLQREKAAREGVPAPRSAPQPAPQPAPQPPSQQPTQTYNMMSATQPSSSQQGNQPRPSHKRARWFSSSQPEFHTPRETWDTLPSSSQVT